A portion of the Acidihalobacter yilgarnensis genome contains these proteins:
- a CDS encoding helix-turn-helix domain-containing protein, which yields MNPGYQPFQPLLTPTAHQHFGLSVREHPATKRMAGIVHSYLQVRATGPTRYPIIPDGTQALFIGIDSVRIGGANTQALDIPIPRAGDYFGIRFYPGALHHFFKLNLSEITNQMVDSRYLTCNDSAELCDRIYDRTDFIQRARICEDWLLRHFVPQAPSKSDLAMQLIYLSFGNIRISALAEKIGASGHHLNQLFRQRTGLTTKAFSRIIRIQRVAKALHENPKCSLALSAELGFYDQAHLLNEYKRHLLSNPHSIFQRFSSDFYNTEHL from the coding sequence ATGAACCCAGGCTACCAGCCATTCCAGCCATTATTGACACCTACGGCTCATCAACACTTTGGCCTTTCCGTGCGCGAACATCCTGCCACGAAAAGAATGGCGGGAATCGTGCATTCCTACCTGCAAGTTCGCGCAACGGGACCCACACGCTACCCAATCATCCCGGACGGTACCCAAGCCCTCTTTATCGGCATCGATTCTGTGCGAATCGGTGGTGCAAACACACAAGCATTGGATATTCCAATCCCACGCGCGGGCGATTATTTCGGCATTCGCTTCTATCCAGGCGCGTTGCACCATTTTTTCAAATTAAATCTATCGGAAATCACGAACCAGATGGTTGATAGCCGATACCTCACTTGCAACGACTCAGCCGAGCTGTGCGACAGAATTTACGATCGGACCGACTTCATCCAGCGCGCCCGGATCTGTGAGGACTGGCTATTGCGGCACTTCGTGCCCCAAGCCCCATCAAAATCCGATCTGGCAATGCAACTGATTTATTTATCCTTCGGAAATATCAGAATCAGTGCCCTCGCTGAAAAAATCGGCGCAAGCGGCCATCACCTCAATCAATTGTTTCGCCAACGCACTGGCCTGACGACGAAGGCGTTCTCACGGATCATCAGGATCCAGCGTGTCGCCAAGGCATTGCACGAGAACCCAAAATGTTCGCTTGCGCTTTCCGCAGAACTCGGATTCTACGACCAAGCCCATCTGTTAAATGAATACAAACGGCACCTGCTGTCCAATCCACATTCCATTTTCCAGCGCTTTTCGTCCGATTTTTACAATACAGAACATCTGTAA
- the fabA gene encoding bifunctional 3-hydroxydecanoyl-ACP dehydratase/trans-2-decenoyl-ACP isomerase — translation MHFTKAQILTMAEGGFFGEGNAQLPSAHMLMIDQIHCISSTGGRYDKGHLEASLDIHPTHWFFACHFKDDPVMPGCLGLDALWQLLGVFLGWSGLPGKGRALGVGQVKFSGQIHPDAGSIQYRLDIKRVFSGQLSVGVADGQVIHKGETIYRAEGLKVGLITQ, via the coding sequence ATGCACTTCACGAAAGCGCAAATTCTGACCATGGCGGAGGGTGGTTTTTTTGGTGAGGGTAATGCACAACTACCCAGCGCCCATATGCTGATGATCGACCAGATCCATTGCATATCTTCTACCGGCGGCCGCTACGACAAAGGACACTTGGAAGCCAGTCTGGATATCCACCCAACCCACTGGTTTTTCGCCTGCCATTTCAAAGATGATCCGGTAATGCCGGGTTGCTTGGGATTGGATGCCCTGTGGCAATTATTGGGAGTCTTCCTCGGCTGGTCAGGCCTACCGGGCAAAGGGCGAGCACTTGGCGTCGGCCAAGTAAAGTTCAGTGGGCAAATCCATCCGGATGCCGGATCGATTCAGTATCGTCTCGACATCAAACGGGTATTTTCAGGGCAACTGTCGGTAGGCGTCGCCGACGGCCAAGTCATCCACAAGGGTGAAACAATCTATCGGGCAGAGGGCCTGAAAGTGGGGCTCATCACGCAATAG
- a CDS encoding MOSC domain-containing protein produces MSPAVERLYRYPVKGLSPEALTAVTLEAGRCLPHDRRFALARSDSAFDPAHPVHLPKTNFFMLMRDERLAELHTRFDASDGDFEIVRDGETLLTVTLDTPDGREAIERFFADFLGDAPGVPPKLVEAAGHAFGDARRRPNAQTGQYVSLINLASIAALSERVGTDLDPLRFRANVYFSGLPAWNELNWVDGHIRLGKARLHVVSPITRCAATTVNPATAQRDIDVPRQLMQHFGHNYMGVYAEVLEGGAFALGDTLMAEATAFVST; encoded by the coding sequence ATGAGCCCCGCCGTCGAACGCCTCTACCGCTACCCCGTCAAGGGGCTCAGCCCCGAGGCACTCACCGCCGTGACCCTCGAAGCCGGCCGCTGCCTCCCGCATGATCGTCGCTTCGCGCTCGCGCGCAGCGACTCGGCCTTCGACCCGGCGCACCCGGTGCACCTACCCAAAACCAATTTCTTCATGCTCATGCGTGACGAACGCCTGGCCGAGCTGCACACCCGCTTCGATGCCAGCGACGGCGATTTCGAAATCGTCCGCGACGGCGAGACCCTGCTCACGGTCACACTGGACACGCCGGACGGCCGCGAGGCGATCGAACGCTTCTTCGCGGACTTCCTCGGCGATGCGCCCGGCGTCCCGCCGAAGCTCGTCGAGGCCGCAGGACATGCCTTTGGCGACGCACGCCGCCGGCCCAACGCGCAGACTGGCCAGTACGTCTCGCTCATCAACCTCGCCAGCATCGCCGCGCTTTCTGAGCGTGTCGGCACCGACCTCGACCCCCTGCGCTTCCGCGCCAACGTCTACTTCAGCGGCCTGCCCGCCTGGAACGAGCTCAACTGGGTCGACGGCCACATCCGGCTTGGCAAGGCACGTCTGCACGTCGTCTCGCCGATCACCCGCTGCGCCGCCACCACCGTCAACCCCGCCACCGCCCAACGCGACATCGACGTACCGCGCCAGCTGATGCAGCACTTCGGACATAACTACATGGGCGTGTATGCGGAGGTGCTGGAAGGCGGAGCATTCGCACTCGGGGATACGCTCATGGCCGAAGCCACAGCCTTCGTCAGCACCTGA
- a CDS encoding ExbD/TolR family protein: MKLRRSRKARRGRIEIIPMIDVMFFLLATFMLASLSMQNLHSLPVNLPKGTAEKTQPVAPVTLTVTKDDRIYLNQTEVTLADLTAKLRGLLQQHHATSVIVAADENAREGVVVRAMLEARHAGVEHFLIAVEKK, from the coding sequence ATGAAGCTGCGTAGATCGCGCAAGGCCCGGCGCGGGCGCATCGAGATCATTCCGATGATCGATGTGATGTTTTTCCTGCTGGCGACCTTCATGCTGGCCTCGTTGTCGATGCAGAACCTGCACTCGCTGCCGGTGAATCTGCCTAAGGGGACGGCCGAGAAAACGCAACCCGTGGCGCCGGTCACGCTGACCGTGACCAAGGACGATCGCATCTATCTGAATCAGACCGAGGTCACGCTGGCCGATCTGACGGCGAAGCTGCGCGGGTTGTTGCAGCAGCATCATGCAACCTCCGTGATTGTGGCGGCGGACGAGAATGCCCGTGAGGGCGTCGTGGTGCGCGCGATGCTGGAGGCCCGTCATGCCGGCGTTGAACACTTTCTGATCGCCGTCGAGAAGAAATGA
- a CDS encoding response regulator transcription factor: protein MKVMVVDDSTIIRGKIAAIARKGGLGTEIVVAGLAANGREAVRLCKQTQPDIVTMDLTMPEMDGIECIESLVQLKPDVLILVVSALADKSTAIRALKKGAHGFICKPFTDDELIEALSELIAMRVRA from the coding sequence ATGAAGGTCATGGTGGTGGACGACTCGACGATTATTCGCGGCAAGATCGCAGCCATCGCCCGTAAGGGTGGGCTGGGCACGGAGATCGTGGTTGCAGGGCTTGCCGCCAACGGTCGAGAGGCTGTGCGCTTGTGTAAGCAGACGCAGCCAGACATCGTGACCATGGATCTGACGATGCCTGAGATGGATGGTATCGAGTGCATCGAATCGCTCGTTCAGCTCAAACCCGATGTGCTGATCCTGGTCGTGTCGGCGCTGGCCGACAAGAGCACGGCGATACGCGCGCTCAAAAAAGGCGCACACGGGTTCATTTGCAAACCGTTCACGGATGATGAGCTGATCGAGGCCCTATCTGAATTGATCGCCATGAGGGTGCGGGCATGA
- a CDS encoding efflux RND transporter periplasmic adaptor subunit: protein MKKRLAIVIVVLVVLFGGVFGWKAFVGHKMAEMMAHMHMPPATVSTATAKTEIWHAKTFAVGTLSAVQGVNLMAQIAGDVTRIDFHSGEYVKAGQRLLQIDDSTQRAQLEHDVAQMHLAQVNLDRTRKLIAHHATSQAQVDTNLATLKSAEAAVSSDRATLAKLNLRAPFSGHLGVREVSLGQYVSVSTPLVDLQSWSPLYVNFTVPQSEIARVEVGTPVEVTVNAYPGKIFKGKVHALGSSVDTATRQLSAQAVIGNPGDVLRPGMFARVSVIGKKPQSVVVVPATALAYNTYGDYVYMIESKQEGGKTVKIAVQRKVDPGLQRDELVQIKSGIKPGETVVIAGQVKLHSGAAVVINNSVKP from the coding sequence ATGAAAAAGCGCCTAGCCATTGTCATCGTCGTGCTCGTTGTCCTGTTCGGTGGCGTCTTCGGCTGGAAGGCCTTCGTCGGCCACAAGATGGCGGAGATGATGGCGCATATGCACATGCCGCCGGCCACGGTGAGCACCGCGACGGCCAAGACAGAGATATGGCACGCCAAGACCTTCGCGGTGGGCACTCTGAGCGCGGTACAGGGCGTGAACCTGATGGCGCAAATCGCCGGCGACGTGACGCGGATCGATTTCCATTCCGGCGAATACGTGAAGGCAGGGCAGCGCCTACTGCAGATCGACGACAGTACCCAGCGCGCCCAGCTTGAACATGACGTCGCGCAGATGCACCTTGCACAGGTGAACCTTGATCGTACGCGCAAGTTGATCGCGCATCATGCGACGAGTCAGGCCCAGGTCGATACCAATCTGGCCACGCTCAAGAGCGCCGAAGCCGCCGTTTCCAGCGATCGCGCCACTCTGGCCAAGCTCAACCTGCGGGCGCCGTTCAGCGGCCATCTCGGTGTGCGCGAGGTCAGCCTCGGTCAGTACGTTTCGGTGAGCACGCCGTTGGTTGATCTGCAGTCCTGGAGTCCGCTGTACGTCAACTTCACCGTGCCGCAGAGCGAAATCGCCCGCGTCGAGGTCGGCACGCCAGTCGAGGTCACGGTGAACGCCTACCCAGGCAAGATCTTCAAGGGCAAGGTACACGCTCTGGGCTCTTCGGTAGACACCGCGACCCGTCAGCTCAGCGCGCAGGCGGTGATTGGCAATCCAGGCGACGTTCTGCGCCCCGGCATGTTTGCGCGCGTCAGCGTGATCGGCAAGAAGCCTCAGTCGGTCGTCGTGGTGCCGGCCACTGCACTCGCCTACAACACCTACGGCGATTACGTGTACATGATCGAGTCCAAGCAGGAAGGCGGCAAGACCGTCAAGATCGCGGTGCAGCGCAAGGTCGACCCTGGGCTGCAGCGCGACGAGCTGGTGCAGATTAAGTCCGGGATCAAGCCGGGCGAGACGGTGGTGATCGCCGGACAGGTCAAGCTGCACAGCGGCGCTGCGGTGGTCATCAACAATTCGGTAAAACCCTGA
- a CDS encoding TonB family protein, with amino-acid sequence MSTQAAWGYSPPDDPMRRLFWVVPLALLLVIVFVLGIGHWLVRSAPAAKPPPPVDARIYELPPSRSAMFSPKSGKPATHTPSHAPTHAAQPPAPPPQHAARPAPKPSAPRASAPPSESAGQPEPRVSLPAKPQQTPSPHPAPRAAPTKPLNWAKLNQQINEAVASTISRSELPQIHDPHTLVARFYLATVLRKLQRIGDMNYPGDLVGDTRVMVIIGRQGELIGYKLLDSSGNPALDQVAGNIVHMSAPFAPFPEKMGKQTSRVKLVITMHFEGYRNLNPE; translated from the coding sequence ATGAGCACGCAGGCCGCCTGGGGGTACTCGCCGCCGGACGATCCGATGCGTCGGCTGTTCTGGGTGGTGCCGCTTGCGCTGTTGCTGGTGATCGTGTTCGTGCTCGGGATCGGGCACTGGCTGGTGCGCAGCGCGCCAGCCGCCAAACCGCCGCCGCCGGTCGACGCACGCATCTATGAACTGCCGCCCTCGCGCTCGGCGATGTTCTCGCCCAAATCCGGTAAACCGGCGACGCACACACCCTCGCATGCGCCGACGCATGCGGCGCAACCGCCTGCGCCGCCTCCGCAACATGCCGCGCGACCGGCGCCCAAGCCCTCCGCACCGCGCGCATCGGCACCGCCCAGCGAGTCCGCCGGCCAGCCCGAACCGCGTGTCTCGCTGCCGGCGAAACCCCAGCAGACGCCGTCACCCCATCCTGCTCCCCGGGCCGCGCCGACCAAGCCGCTGAACTGGGCCAAGCTCAATCAGCAGATTAATGAGGCCGTCGCCTCGACCATCAGCCGTTCCGAGCTGCCGCAGATACATGATCCGCACACCCTGGTTGCGCGTTTCTATCTCGCCACGGTCCTGCGCAAGTTGCAGCGCATCGGCGATATGAACTATCCCGGCGACCTAGTCGGTGACACGCGTGTCATGGTGATCATCGGTCGCCAAGGCGAGCTGATTGGCTACAAGTTGCTCGATTCCTCCGGCAATCCTGCGCTTGATCAGGTCGCTGGCAATATCGTGCATATGTCGGCCCCGTTCGCGCCGTTCCCAGAGAAAATGGGCAAGCAAACTTCGCGTGTGAAGCTGGTGATCACCATGCACTTCGAGGGTTACCGCAATCTCAATCCGGAATGA
- a CDS encoding efflux transporter outer membrane subunit, with translation MPDIFRITLRPLGLLTLGMALSACSFEPPIHLPAGPGSAGYTAGAAPHKTVASMGKGGAAQTLSYGKDMSTVWWRLFHSPRLDALVSLAMQHNPTLDLARAQLHQAEAVASINASVFYPQVSASLGAQRAKSVTQSGGGKTNAYTYSLFTGGVGVSYYPDIFGVNRMVYRGSEAQVEYQRYELEAAGLTLSGNVVTAAIGEAAVRAQIDATRRIIAQERHLLKLTETQYHVGSVSQLNVINQQAQLASSEALLPPLMQQLAVYRHEMAILVGRYPSQWHDKPFTLDELHLPKHIPVSLPSTLVKQRPDVQAAERQIRYAAALVGESRAEFFPALQLTGSFGYSSNTTNLLFNPVSTIWSLAASLVQPIFEGGKLDAQEREAKAVFDGEFANYRMTVLGAFQQVANALRAVQNDADALAAEQSALDSSRQALQMAEYDYRTGETDYLALLAAEVQYNDAKIAYLKAQAQRYQDTASLLLALGGGWWHQPVKGVPASMIHAKAGHSS, from the coding sequence GTGCCAGACATCTTTCGTATTACGCTAAGACCCCTGGGTCTCCTCACGCTGGGGATGGCGCTGTCCGCCTGCAGCTTCGAACCACCGATCCACCTCCCGGCAGGCCCTGGCAGTGCGGGCTATACCGCAGGAGCGGCACCGCACAAGACGGTTGCGAGCATGGGCAAGGGTGGTGCCGCGCAGACCCTGAGCTACGGCAAGGATATGAGCACCGTCTGGTGGCGGCTGTTCCACTCCCCGCGGCTCGATGCCCTGGTCAGCCTGGCAATGCAACACAACCCGACCCTGGATCTGGCGCGTGCCCAGCTGCATCAGGCCGAAGCCGTCGCCTCGATCAATGCCAGTGTGTTTTATCCTCAAGTCAGCGCGAGCCTGGGTGCACAACGCGCCAAATCAGTCACGCAGAGCGGCGGCGGGAAGACGAATGCCTACACCTATTCGCTGTTTACCGGCGGTGTCGGCGTCAGCTACTACCCCGACATCTTCGGCGTCAATCGCATGGTTTATCGCGGCAGCGAGGCCCAGGTCGAGTATCAGCGTTACGAGCTTGAGGCCGCGGGGCTGACGCTCAGTGGCAATGTCGTCACCGCCGCCATCGGCGAGGCCGCGGTGCGTGCCCAGATCGACGCGACCCGGCGGATCATTGCGCAGGAACGGCATCTGCTCAAGTTGACCGAAACCCAATACCACGTAGGCTCGGTCAGCCAGCTCAACGTGATCAATCAGCAGGCCCAGCTGGCCAGCAGCGAGGCCTTGCTGCCGCCGCTGATGCAACAGCTCGCGGTTTACCGTCACGAGATGGCGATTCTGGTCGGTCGCTACCCGAGCCAGTGGCACGACAAGCCCTTTACGCTCGACGAGCTGCATCTGCCCAAGCACATTCCGGTCAGCCTGCCCTCCACGCTGGTCAAGCAGCGACCGGACGTGCAGGCCGCCGAGCGCCAGATTCGTTACGCCGCCGCCCTGGTCGGCGAGTCGCGCGCAGAGTTTTTTCCCGCGCTGCAGCTCACCGGCAGCTTTGGCTACAGCAGCAATACGACCAATCTGCTGTTCAACCCGGTGAGTACGATCTGGAGCCTCGCTGCTTCGCTGGTGCAGCCTATCTTCGAGGGCGGCAAGCTCGACGCTCAGGAGCGTGAAGCCAAGGCGGTATTCGATGGCGAGTTCGCCAATTACCGTATGACCGTGCTGGGTGCCTTCCAGCAGGTGGCCAATGCGTTGCGCGCGGTGCAGAACGATGCCGATGCCCTGGCTGCCGAGCAGTCGGCGCTGGATTCCTCGCGTCAGGCCCTGCAAATGGCCGAATACGACTACCGCACCGGCGAGACGGATTACCTGGCGCTGCTCGCCGCCGAAGTGCAGTACAACGACGCCAAGATCGCCTATCTCAAGGCACAGGCGCAGCGTTACCAGGACACCGCCTCGTTGCTGCTCGCACTGGGCGGCGGCTGGTGGCACCAGCCGGTCAAGGGCGTGCCGGCGTCGATGATTCATGCCAAGGCTGGACACTCCTCATGA
- a CDS encoding chemotaxis protein CheX yields the protein MNATEMQVFVDATTHYFVQSTGLEAEVHAPYLSDATMPDVFDYTGVISVVGDFRGCIYFSAPRAMMRHLLVEMGEQNHSDDYLLDMIGEIANTLSGNARRHFGPEFIISVPVSLKGNLTDIRPPSDLRPYVVPVRWKSYRSVLVICVERGG from the coding sequence ATGAATGCAACGGAAATGCAGGTTTTTGTCGACGCCACGACACACTATTTCGTACAGTCCACTGGCTTGGAGGCGGAAGTCCACGCACCATACCTATCGGACGCCACGATGCCGGATGTGTTCGATTACACCGGCGTCATTAGCGTCGTTGGCGATTTTCGCGGCTGTATTTATTTCTCCGCACCGCGCGCGATGATGCGCCATCTGCTGGTCGAAATGGGCGAGCAGAACCACTCCGACGACTACTTGCTCGACATGATTGGCGAGATCGCCAACACACTCTCGGGTAATGCCCGGCGCCACTTCGGTCCGGAGTTCATCATTTCAGTGCCAGTCTCGCTCAAGGGCAACCTGACAGATATTCGCCCACCTTCCGATCTGCGTCCCTACGTAGTGCCCGTGCGTTGGAAGAGTTATCGCTCCGTGCTGGTTATCTGCGTCGAGCGTGGCGGCTAA
- a CDS encoding MotA/TolQ/ExbB proton channel family protein, with amino-acid sequence MQDVYASWHTLQFGGPLIYPLLFLAVLMVAILLDKAYVYWRFTRPSSTLMRLIDNLGTGWADIERQVSVSNPHHHFVRFVRVILQNRDQPTWWAESRASDEAQSIEQSLARGLWMLETIVTAAPLLGLLGTIYGMIHAFSLFGSHGLVDPKGVTSGVAEALIATAVGLVVAVVALFGYNYFSRLQTRTLDEMERIGTRLLDRARLDAETRGTPDEAA; translated from the coding sequence ATGCAAGATGTCTACGCTTCCTGGCACACGCTGCAGTTCGGCGGGCCGCTGATCTATCCCTTGCTGTTCCTCGCCGTGCTGATGGTCGCCATCCTGCTGGACAAGGCCTATGTCTACTGGCGCTTCACCCGACCCTCGTCGACCCTGATGCGGTTGATCGATAATCTGGGTACGGGCTGGGCAGACATCGAGCGCCAGGTGTCGGTAAGTAACCCCCATCACCACTTCGTGCGTTTTGTGCGCGTGATTCTGCAGAACCGCGACCAGCCGACCTGGTGGGCCGAGTCGCGCGCGAGCGACGAGGCGCAGTCCATTGAGCAGTCGCTGGCGCGCGGTTTGTGGATGCTGGAAACTATCGTCACCGCCGCGCCGTTGCTGGGCCTGCTAGGCACCATTTACGGCATGATCCACGCCTTCAGCCTGTTCGGTAGCCATGGTCTGGTCGACCCCAAGGGCGTGACCTCTGGCGTCGCCGAGGCGTTGATCGCGACCGCGGTCGGTCTGGTCGTCGCCGTGGTCGCGCTGTTCGGCTACAACTATTTCTCGCGGCTGCAGACCCGCACCCTGGATGAGATGGAGCGCATCGGCACGCGGCTGCTGGATCGCGCGCGCCTCGATGCCGAAACGCGTGGGACCCCCGATGAAGCTGCGTAG
- a CDS encoding asparaginase domain-containing protein, with translation MHLQIFATGGTLDKVYYDALSDYRIGEPMATDILEEGRVDFTFTVASLIKKDSLELTDADRALVRARVEACPHRHIVVTHGTDTMTETAAALAGIAGKVIVFTGAMQPARFRNSDAAFNLGLAVGAVQSLPEGIYIAMSGRIFEADHVRKNREAGRFESTTDAPNQENP, from the coding sequence ATGCACCTGCAGATATTCGCTACCGGCGGCACCCTGGACAAGGTCTACTACGACGCCCTCTCCGACTACCGGATCGGCGAACCGATGGCCACCGACATCCTGGAAGAAGGCCGCGTGGACTTTACGTTCACGGTCGCCAGCCTGATCAAAAAGGATAGCCTCGAACTCACCGACGCCGACCGCGCCCTGGTCCGCGCGCGCGTCGAGGCCTGCCCGCACCGCCACATCGTCGTCACCCACGGCACCGACACCATGACCGAAACCGCCGCGGCGCTCGCTGGCATCGCCGGCAAGGTCATCGTGTTCACCGGTGCGATGCAGCCCGCGCGCTTTCGCAACAGCGACGCGGCATTCAATCTCGGCCTCGCGGTCGGCGCCGTGCAAAGCCTGCCCGAAGGGATTTATATCGCCATGAGCGGGCGTATCTTCGAGGCCGACCACGTGCGCAAGAATCGAGAGGCTGGACGCTTCGAATCCACCACCGACGCCCCGAACCAGGAGAACCCATGA